In Pyricularia oryzae 70-15 chromosome 2, whole genome shotgun sequence, one genomic interval encodes:
- a CDS encoding cutinase transcription factor 1 beta, protein MSGSDSDCEASPASRPSSVERQDSPSIAAATTSSESPKTTTTTTKATAPSSPPQKKRKESTSAGTGNDADSGEPATKITKRRAARACVSCRARKVRCDVVEGAPCGNCRWDNVACILSESRRRKKNIFAGSTLGAGQLGTPVSTDTLRAKTATGNAPISLSSADLRRPSEDAVSIAASLGNGGMENHDGAGAAIGHANGTGILDQSHLDGHGHVPHLIYQQRANYRSENSSELLSKLGDSLNNQQRLLWPDPPLNPDSLFGDVRTAQFLSSLEEPDLSIFSQLPAFVKPLPAKLASEDVKYLHAKGALALPDLSLQNALLQSYVEYVHPYMPLIDIHDFLNAIHSRDGLCGQISLFLYHAVMFAAAAFVDIKHLRDAGYPTRKAARKFYFSKTRLLYDFDYESDRLVLVQALLLMTYWYETPDDQKDTWHWMGVAISLAHTIGLHRNPGSTNMAPRKQRLWKRIWWSCFMRDRLVALGMRRPTRIKAEDFDVPMLTEADFEVEALSDENQLLPAECTVVRDLGMQKELAELCIQKAKLCVLISGMLKAQYSVLIRDATKPDNTTNSTMMLFPNKNLENIDSINVVDLELKSWLENLPPAAQYRPLTTMDIQHGRSTVAVQRNLLHMVYYTTVSALHRPQFLPASPFQVPTASRQVQDMSRMRVRESAARITHMATELHGLRLERFLPTTGVTVILPAMIIHLLEMKNPVMEVREKATKGFRQCLQVMEKLRDIYSAADFATVFLDAALRKAAIDLNNQPSATGPTDTLGSAAAQRQLQMHKLQMLQRQSQLGQKVSLRTKPTTIAPAINLTGAASLRREMGGGGDELSTPPPENAPYLNQFEMGLFHGERSYAETQQNGRGDLADDLHKAGPLGSVGSNDIDPAALARVVTGAGQSPPHTERDLDSGVGLTPSASVGSSSSGVDGYDMMDVVDFGTGQDEFDWNAMTGTNLDFDQWLQFPADGAGGAGGDDDNGGGEKIGGLPNDDGHDTIMFDGHMNGNNAQQVAVSS, encoded by the exons ATGAGCGGGAGCGATAGCGACTGCGAGGCCTCGCCGGCATCCAGGCCCTCCTCGGTCGAACGACAGGATTCGCCCTccatcgccgccgccaccacctctTCTGAATCGCccaagacgacgacgacgacgaccaagGCGACCGCGCCATCTTCGCCACCCCAAAAGAAGCGCAAAGAGTCGACGTCGGCTGGCACGGGCAATGATGCGGATAGCGGGGAACCAGCAACCAAGATCACAAAACGACGAGCGGCACGCGCCTGCGTGAGCTGCAGGGCGCGCAAGGTACGATGCGACGTAGTGGAGGGTGCTCCATGTGGGAATTGCCGTTGGGACAATGTGGCTTGCATTCTTTCAGAAAGTCGCCGGCGAAA GAAAAACATCTTCGCGGGCAGCACGCTTGGCGCAGGCCAATTAGGAACGCCCGTCAGCACCGATACTCTGCGAGCCAAGACGGCGACGGGAAATGCACCCATCAGCCTCTCGAGCGCGGATTTGCGGAGACCAAGCGAGGATGCCGTGTCAATTGCTGCATCTTTGGGCAACGGTGGAATGGAAAATcacgacggcgccggcgccgcaaTAGGCCATGCGAATGGTACTGGAATCTTGGATCAATCGCACCTGGATGGCCACGGACATGTTCCTCATCTAATTT ATCAGCAACGGGCGAATTACCGATCCGAGAACTCGAGCGAATTGCTTTCCAAGCTGGGCGACAGTTTGAACAACCAGCAGCGACTTCTGTGGCCCGACCCTCCATTAAATCCAGATAGTCTCTTTGGCGACGTCCGAACTGCCCAGTTCCTCAGTTCTCTCGAGGAGCCCGACCTTTCAATATTTTCGCAGCTTCCTGCCTTTGTCAAGCCGTTGCCCGCCAAGCTTGCCTCTGAGGATGTCAAGTATCTGCACGCCAAGGGCGCCCTTGCCCTTCCCGATCTCAGCTTGCAGAATGCGCTCCTCCAGTCATATGTGGAATACGTCCACCCTTACATGCCCCTGATAGACATACACGACTTTCTCAATGCGATTCACTCGCGGGATGGCCTCTGCGGCCAGATAAGCCTGTTTCTCTATCATGCAGTCATGTTTGCAGCAGCGGCCTTTGTTGATATCAAGCATCTGCGGGACGCCGGGTATCCGACTAGGAAGGCGGCACGAAAGTTTTACTTTAGCAAAACTAGG CTTCTGTACGACTTTGACTACGAATCAGATAGGCTGGTCCTGGTACAGGCCCTCCTTCTCATGACCTACTGGTACGAAACACCTGACGACCAGAAGGACACTTGGCACTGGATGGGAGTTGCCATTTCATTGGCCCACACTATCGGGCTTCACCGCAACCCGGGTAGCACAAACATGGCTCCTCGTAAACAGAGGTTATGGAAGCGAATATGGTGGTCATGCTTCATGCGTGATAGGCTTGTGGCGCTCGGCATGCGGAGGCCAACCCGGATCAAGGCTGAGGACTTTGATGTGCCGATGCTAACCGAGGCCGACTTCGAGGTCGAGGCCTTGTCGGACGAGAACCAGCTTCTGCCGGCCGAGTGCACAGTTGTTCGCGACCTCGGGATGCAGAAGGAGCTTGCGGAACTATGCATCCAGAAGGCAAAGCTATGCGTCTTGATCAGTGGAATGCTCAAGGCGCAATACTCTGTCCTGATTCGAGATGCCACAAAGCCGGATAACACGACCAACAGCACGATGATGCTGTTCCCCAACAAGAACCTTGAGAATATTGACAGCATCAATGTGGTTGATTTAGAGCTTAAGTCTTGGCTCGAGAACCTCCCCCCGGCCGCGCAGTATCGCCCGCTCACGACGATGGATATTCAGCACGGACGCTCGACGGTTGCAGTACAGAGGAACCTTCTGCACATGGTCTACTACACCACTGTATCGGCTCTCCACCGCCCGCAGTTCTTGCCTGCATCGCCGTTCCAAGTACCGACGGCCTCGCGCCAGGTACAGGATATGTCACGCATGCGCGTGCGCGAAAGCGCTGCTCGCATCACACACATGGCCACTGAGCTACACGGCCTGCGCTTGGAGCGCTTCCTGCCTACGACAGGCGTTACTGTTATTCTCCCCGCCATGATCATCCATCTATTGGAAATGAAAAACCCCGTGATGGAAGTTCGCGAGAAGGCCACCAAGGGCTTCCGCCAGTGCCTGCAGGTCATGGAGAAGCTGCGAGACATATACTCGGCTGCCGATTTTGCAACCGTGTTCCTGGATGCTGctcttcgcaaggcagcaatTGACTTGAACAACCAGCCAAGCGCCACAGGCCCTACTGACACACTGGGGAGTGCCGCGGCACAGAGACAGCTGCAAATGCACAAACTGCAGATGTTGCAGCGGCAGAGCCAGCTTGGCCAGAAAGTGAGCCTGAGGACCAAACCAACAACGATAGCGCCTGCCATCAACCTTACAGGCGCTGCTTCACTCAGGCGAGAGATGGGAGGAGGTGGCGACGAGCTGTCCACCCCGCCACCTGAGAACGCGCCATATCTGAACCAATTCGAGATGGGACTTTTCCACGGTGAACGATCTTACGCCGAGACGCAGCAGAACGGCCGCGGTGATCTAGCGGATGACTTGCACAAGGCCGGACCCCTTGGATCTGTGGGTTCGAACGACATTGACCCGGCTGCTCTAGCGCGCGTAGTCACTGGTGCGGGTCAATCGCCACCGCATACCGAGAGGGATCTGGATTCTGGAGTGGGTCTCACGCCCTCGGCGAGCGTCGGCTCGTCGTCTAGTGGAGTCGATGGCTACGATATGATGGACGTGGTGGACTTTGGCACGGGTCAGGACGAGTTTGACTGGAATGCGATGACGGGCACCAATCTCGACTTTGATCAGTGGCTTCAATTCCCCGCTGATGGTGccggcggagccggtggTGACGACGACAACGGTGGTGGGGAGAAGATTGGCGGTCTGCCAAACGACGACGGCCACGATACGATCATGTTTGACGGTCACATGAATGGGAATAACGCACAGCAGGTGGCTGTATCGTCTTGA